A stretch of bacterium DNA encodes these proteins:
- a CDS encoding type II toxin-antitoxin system HicB family antitoxin — MKIEIDREDDGRWLAEVPDLPGVMAYGPDRATVIANVKALALRVLADRIEHGEEIPALREVFAVPA, encoded by the coding sequence ATGAAGATTGAGATAGATCGAGAAGACGACGGACGCTGGCTAGCCGAGGTCCCCGACCTGCCCGGCGTCATGGCGTACGGTCCGGACCGGGCGACGGTGATAGCCAACGTCAAGGCGCTGGCCCTGCGGGTTCTTGCCGACAGAATTGAACACGGCGAGGAAATCCCGGCGCTCCGGGAAGTATTCGCCGTGCCTGCATGA
- a CDS encoding RNA-binding protein: MGTRVFIGNLPFSATEDQLRQLFSTHGEVSSVSIVKDKFTDRSRGFAFVEMSNADAATAAIAALANHSMDNRPLTINIARERTEGGSRGGYGGRSQDRSSGSGTRW, translated from the coding sequence ATGGGTACGCGCGTTTTCATAGGGAATCTTCCCTTCAGCGCAACCGAAGACCAGCTCCGCCAGCTCTTCTCGACGCATGGCGAAGTGTCGTCAGTCAGCATAGTGAAAGACAAGTTCACGGACCGTTCCCGGGGATTTGCATTCGTGGAGATGAGCAACGCCGACGCGGCCACCGCCGCGATTGCGGCCCTGGCCAACCATTCGATGGACAACCGTCCGCTCACCATCAACATTGCGCGCGAGCGCACTGAGGGCGGTTCACGCGGCGGTTACGGCGGGCGCTCGCAAGACCGCTCCAGCGGCTCCGGCACGCGCTGGTAA
- a CDS encoding nucleotidyltransferase family protein — MSPKLRFDRQKIAELCRRYGVAELALFGSVLRDDFRADSDVDILVSFGTEVHPSLLELVELREDLKDIFGREVDLVERAGLRNPFRRRAILSTAEVVYAS, encoded by the coding sequence ATGAGTCCGAAACTGAGGTTTGACCGACAGAAGATTGCCGAGTTGTGCCGGCGCTACGGCGTGGCCGAGTTGGCGTTGTTCGGCTCGGTGCTGCGCGACGACTTCCGAGCCGACAGTGACGTCGACATACTGGTGTCGTTCGGCACGGAGGTCCATCCCAGCCTGCTTGAGTTGGTCGAACTGCGTGAGGACCTTAAGGACATCTTCGGCCGGGAAGTCGACCTGGTTGAGCGTGCCGGCCTGCGCAACCCGTTCCGCCGGCGGGCGATTCTCTCGACGGCGGAGGTCGTATATGCTTCCTGA
- a CDS encoding DUF433 domain-containing protein, whose protein sequence is MKADNDRLIVSDPSIMMGKLVIAGTRITVELILEKLAAGETVDDILTAYPRLTADAIRAALSFAAAALRADVVYPLAPAVS, encoded by the coding sequence ATGAAGGCCGACAATGACAGACTCATCGTTTCCGACCCGAGCATCATGATGGGGAAGCTGGTCATTGCCGGTACGCGTATCACGGTCGAGCTGATTCTCGAAAAGCTCGCAGCGGGCGAAACGGTCGATGATATCCTGACGGCGTACCCGCGGCTGACCGCTGATGCGATCAGGGCGGCCCTTTCCTTTGCCGCCGCGGCCCTGCGCGCCGACGTTGTCTACCCCCTGGCCCCGGCCGTGTCTTGA
- a CDS encoding type II toxin-antitoxin system HicA family toxin: MSAWPSTKANRVLAGLLRIGWVIKRQSGTSQRVLSRPGWPDFLFAFHDQEEIGPRMLARIAKHSGLTPEDL, translated from the coding sequence ATGAGCGCTTGGCCTTCAACCAAGGCCAATCGGGTCCTCGCCGGATTGCTTCGCATCGGGTGGGTCATCAAACGACAATCGGGAACGTCTCAGCGCGTGCTCAGCCGACCCGGCTGGCCTGACTTCCTGTTCGCTTTCCACGACCAAGAGGAAATCGGCCCGCGGATGCTGGCCCGAATCGCCAAACACAGCGGCCTCACTCCCGAAGACCTCTGA
- a CDS encoding type II toxin-antitoxin system MqsA family antitoxin, with translation MKCVVCKQAETRPGTATATLERDGLTVVLKGVPAQVCPNCGEDYVEQAIADRLLKEAEQTARNSTQVEVRQFAAA, from the coding sequence ATGAAGTGCGTCGTGTGCAAACAAGCCGAGACCCGGCCGGGAACGGCCACTGCCACGCTGGAACGCGACGGCCTCACGGTCGTCCTCAAGGGCGTTCCGGCTCAAGTCTGTCCCAACTGCGGTGAGGACTACGTCGAGCAGGCCATTGCCGACCGGCTGCTCAAAGAGGCGGAACAGACCGCGCGCAACAGCACCCAGGTCGAAGTCCGCCAGTTTGCAGCGGCCTAA